One stretch of Pseudovibrio brasiliensis DNA includes these proteins:
- a CDS encoding ABC transporter ATP-binding protein: MASIQITEATKSYGNTAVLHGIDLNIQDGEFIVLVGPSGCGKSTLLRMIAGLEEVTSGSISINERIINDLPPRDRDIAMVFQSYALYPHMSVEENISYAMTLRKSPKEKIASAVNGVSSILGLNGLLERRPKALSGGQRQRVAMGRAIVRDPQAFLFDEPLSNLDARLREQMRSEIRKLHRKLKATSIYVTHDQIEAMTMADRIVAMHDGYIQQVGTPLEIYDKPANVFVASFIGSPAMNFIQGNAIASGDGYHLQTDENHQIILPESAGLKDQMDLILGVRPEHLMITEEGPATLPATVDLIEPMGLSTLVHVRIGQDSLKIFTLERPDIAEGTQVHVTYQKEKLHMFDAQTEMRLESPV; this comes from the coding sequence ATGGCTTCTATTCAAATCACCGAGGCAACCAAATCCTACGGCAACACAGCTGTACTGCATGGGATCGACCTGAACATTCAAGATGGCGAGTTCATTGTGCTGGTAGGCCCGTCCGGCTGCGGAAAATCCACTTTGCTGCGCATGATCGCAGGACTTGAGGAAGTGACGTCTGGCTCAATCTCTATCAATGAGCGGATCATCAATGATCTGCCGCCTCGTGACCGGGACATCGCCATGGTGTTTCAGTCCTACGCGCTCTACCCGCATATGAGTGTGGAAGAAAACATCAGCTATGCGATGACCCTTCGCAAATCGCCGAAGGAGAAGATCGCCAGTGCCGTGAACGGTGTCTCCAGCATACTTGGCCTCAATGGCCTGTTGGAACGTCGTCCAAAGGCGCTCTCCGGTGGTCAGCGTCAGCGTGTTGCCATGGGCCGTGCGATTGTACGCGATCCGCAGGCGTTTTTGTTTGATGAGCCGCTCTCCAATCTGGATGCGCGCTTGCGTGAGCAGATGCGTTCAGAAATCCGCAAGCTGCATCGTAAGCTGAAAGCGACGTCCATCTATGTAACCCATGACCAGATTGAAGCGATGACCATGGCGGACAGAATCGTGGCCATGCACGATGGCTATATTCAGCAGGTGGGCACACCGCTGGAAATCTACGATAAGCCAGCAAATGTTTTTGTTGCCTCTTTCATCGGGTCTCCGGCCATGAACTTCATTCAGGGCAACGCCATAGCTTCTGGTGACGGCTATCATCTGCAGACTGATGAAAACCATCAGATTATTTTGCCGGAAAGTGCGGGTTTGAAGGATCAGATGGATCTTATTCTGGGCGTGCGGCCTGAGCATTTGATGATCACAGAGGAAGGCCCAGCAACCCTTCCCGCAACAGTGGATCTGATTGAACCCATGGGGCTTTCCACGCTGGTTCATGTGCGTATAGGACAGGACAGCCTTAAAATCTTCACACTCGAACGGCCTGATATTGCAGAAGGCACACAAGTTCATGTGACCTACCAAAAAGAAAAGCTGCATATGTTTGATGCTCAGACAGAAATGCGGCTGGAGTCTCCCGTATAA
- a CDS encoding Gfo/Idh/MocA family protein → MPSISLAVVGLGMAAKPHLEALDLLRNHVEVAGLYNRTKAKAEAVAEKYGWTCFDSPEEIAGDPEIDAILLLTPPDQRHDLVELFSSAGKHILTEKPLERTYEAAAELVELCDYAGVKYGVVFQHRFREGARQLRALIAEGALGDIHLVRANIPWWRDQAYYDQAGRGTYERDGGGVLITQAIHVLDLMLSLTGPAKSVQALCATTGAHKMEAEDFATAGVEFHSGAVGSIMATTATYPDAKETLVFDGSKASAHLDGSKLTVTYRDGSIDVFGGRSGTKDGTGGGANPMAFPCDWHRDLIDDFALSIIEHRDPKVTGHDALMVHALIEAMETSSRTGTRADVREAEPSKAYI, encoded by the coding sequence ATGCCGTCGATCAGTCTGGCCGTTGTTGGTTTGGGAATGGCCGCAAAACCACATCTCGAAGCGCTTGATCTTTTGAGAAATCACGTCGAGGTTGCTGGCCTTTACAACCGAACCAAAGCCAAGGCTGAGGCTGTCGCTGAAAAGTACGGCTGGACGTGTTTCGACAGCCCTGAAGAGATCGCAGGCGATCCGGAGATTGATGCCATCCTTCTGCTGACACCGCCTGACCAACGGCATGACCTGGTGGAGCTGTTCTCCAGCGCTGGTAAGCACATCCTGACGGAAAAGCCTCTAGAGCGGACCTATGAGGCTGCGGCTGAACTGGTAGAGCTTTGCGATTATGCCGGTGTAAAATACGGCGTCGTGTTCCAGCACCGTTTTCGCGAAGGGGCCAGACAGCTACGGGCCTTGATAGCAGAAGGTGCTCTGGGCGACATTCATCTGGTCCGCGCAAACATCCCGTGGTGGCGGGATCAGGCTTATTATGATCAGGCAGGTCGCGGCACCTATGAAAGAGACGGCGGCGGCGTGCTCATCACGCAGGCGATCCACGTGCTGGACCTGATGCTCAGCCTTACAGGTCCTGCTAAGTCCGTTCAGGCTCTTTGCGCCACGACCGGTGCGCACAAGATGGAGGCAGAAGACTTTGCTACTGCGGGTGTTGAGTTCCACAGTGGGGCTGTTGGATCCATCATGGCGACGACGGCGACGTATCCGGATGCCAAAGAGACACTGGTGTTTGATGGCTCAAAGGCGTCCGCGCATCTGGATGGCAGCAAGCTGACGGTAACCTATCGTGATGGCTCCATCGATGTGTTCGGTGGGCGCAGTGGCACGAAGGATGGCACTGGCGGCGGGGCAAACCCTATGGCGTTTCCCTGTGACTGGCACCGGGATCTGATCGATGATTTTGCGCTCAGCATCATTGAACATCGAGACCCTAAAGTGACGGGCCATGATGCTCTGATGGTCCATGCGTTGATTGAGGCAATGGAGACCTCATCGCGTACTGGCACACGGGCAGATGTGCGGGAAGCTGAACCTTCCAAGGCCTATATCTAA
- a CDS encoding ABC transporter permease, with product MANATDVAETNTPARKLPVEANIFLVLIGIAVFFEILGWIVKGDTFLFNPQRLLIMVLQVSIIGLLAIGVTQVIITGGIDLSSGSVLALSAMVAASFAQTSDYSRAVFPMFTDMPFLVPVLAGIAVGALAGFINGSLIAYTAIPPFIATLGMMVTARGLARYYTKGQPISLLSEEYMWLGSGTIPVIIFLMAAVIFHIALRFTRYGKFTYATGANVQAAKVSGINVGRHLIKVYTLAGLLAGLGGVVAAARAGSGQAGMGLAYELDAIAAAVIGGTSLAGGVGRITGTVIGTIILGTMMSGFTFLGIDAYIQDIVKGGIIVAAVVADQYRQRKRAKV from the coding sequence ATGGCAAATGCAACTGATGTAGCTGAGACGAACACTCCAGCTAGAAAACTACCGGTCGAGGCCAACATCTTCCTCGTTCTGATCGGCATTGCAGTCTTTTTTGAAATACTGGGCTGGATTGTGAAGGGTGATACCTTCCTGTTTAACCCACAGCGCCTGCTGATCATGGTTCTTCAGGTTTCCATCATTGGCCTTCTTGCCATTGGCGTAACGCAGGTGATCATCACCGGCGGTATTGACCTGTCCTCAGGCTCGGTGCTCGCACTCTCGGCCATGGTGGCCGCCAGTTTTGCGCAAACCTCCGACTATTCCCGTGCTGTGTTCCCAATGTTCACGGACATGCCGTTCCTCGTTCCAGTATTGGCTGGTATCGCCGTCGGGGCCTTAGCCGGGTTCATAAACGGGTCGTTGATAGCCTACACGGCCATCCCTCCGTTTATCGCAACTCTGGGCATGATGGTGACTGCACGTGGTCTGGCGCGTTACTACACCAAAGGTCAGCCGATCAGCCTGCTTTCTGAAGAGTACATGTGGCTTGGTTCTGGCACCATTCCGGTGATCATCTTCCTGATGGCCGCGGTGATCTTCCACATAGCCTTGCGCTTCACCCGCTACGGCAAGTTCACTTACGCAACTGGTGCAAACGTTCAGGCTGCAAAAGTCTCCGGCATCAACGTTGGTCGCCACCTGATCAAAGTGTACACCCTTGCTGGTCTGCTCGCTGGTTTGGGCGGTGTGGTTGCAGCAGCGCGTGCTGGTAGTGGACAGGCCGGTATGGGCCTTGCATATGAGCTTGACGCCATCGCTGCAGCTGTTATTGGCGGAACTAGCCTTGCAGGCGGCGTTGGCCGCATCACAGGCACCGTTATCGGAACCATTATTCTGGGTACAATGATGAGTGGTTTCACGTTCCTTGGTATTGATGCTTACATCCAGGACATCGTGAAAGGTGGTATCATTGTAGCTGCAGTGGTTGCCGATCAGTACCGCCAGCGCAAGCGGGCCAAGGTCTGA
- a CDS encoding sugar ABC transporter ATP-binding protein, producing the protein MSLSTQEAVRENKGAAAQQKYLLEVDSVRKEFPGVVALDDVNLRIRPGTVHALMGENGAGKSTLMKIIAGIYQPDRGEVRLGGKQVQMHTPLDALEQGVAMIHQELNLMPFMTIAENIWIRREPLTKLGFVDHKALRDNTKKLFDRLNISLDPETEVRDLSIANRQMVEIAKAISYESDVLIMDEPTSALTDREVEHLFQIIASLKAEGKGIVYITHKMDEVFEIADDVSVFRDGKYIGTDLASNLDSDQLIRMMVGREITQMFPKEEVPIGDVVLSVKDLCLDGVFENVSFDLRAGEILGVAGLVGSGRTNVAETIYGVTPATAGTIDVFGETVEIKTPAEAMDHGMALLTEDRKDTGLFLMLDIQENMQIALLSQDHVKGGFVAESAVSKLCKDMSDALRVKTPGMNERIENLSGGNQQKVLIGRWLLTKPRILILDEPTRGIDVGAKAEIHKLITKLAGEGVAVLMISSEMPEVLGMSDRVMVMHEGHVTGILDRAEADQVSVMRLASN; encoded by the coding sequence GTGAGTTTAAGCACACAAGAAGCGGTACGTGAGAATAAGGGTGCCGCAGCCCAACAAAAGTACCTGCTAGAAGTCGATAGTGTGCGCAAGGAGTTCCCCGGTGTTGTTGCACTGGATGATGTGAACCTGCGTATCCGACCCGGCACAGTTCATGCCCTCATGGGAGAAAACGGGGCGGGCAAGTCCACCCTGATGAAGATTATTGCAGGCATCTACCAGCCGGACCGCGGTGAGGTCCGTTTGGGTGGCAAGCAAGTGCAAATGCACACGCCACTGGATGCTCTGGAGCAAGGCGTTGCCATGATCCATCAGGAACTCAACCTGATGCCGTTCATGACAATCGCCGAAAACATCTGGATCCGCCGGGAGCCACTCACCAAGCTTGGGTTTGTTGACCACAAAGCCCTGCGTGACAACACAAAGAAGCTGTTCGACCGACTGAACATCAGTCTGGATCCGGAAACTGAAGTGCGTGACCTGTCCATCGCCAACCGGCAGATGGTCGAGATTGCAAAAGCAATTTCCTATGAATCCGACGTGCTGATTATGGATGAGCCGACTTCGGCTTTGACAGATCGCGAAGTTGAACACCTCTTCCAGATCATTGCCAGCCTGAAGGCAGAGGGCAAAGGCATCGTCTACATCACCCATAAGATGGACGAAGTCTTTGAGATTGCTGATGACGTTTCCGTCTTCCGCGATGGCAAGTACATCGGCACCGATTTGGCCAGTAATCTGGACAGCGACCAACTCATCCGCATGATGGTGGGCCGCGAGATCACCCAGATGTTCCCGAAAGAGGAAGTGCCAATCGGTGACGTGGTTCTTTCCGTGAAAGACCTGTGTCTGGACGGCGTGTTCGAGAACGTGAGCTTTGATCTGCGGGCAGGTGAAATCCTTGGCGTCGCAGGTCTGGTGGGCTCAGGCCGCACCAACGTGGCAGAGACCATCTACGGCGTCACTCCGGCCACTGCTGGCACCATTGACGTGTTCGGCGAGACGGTTGAGATCAAGACACCGGCTGAAGCCATGGACCATGGCATGGCGCTGCTGACCGAAGATCGCAAGGACACTGGTCTGTTCCTGATGCTCGACATTCAGGAGAACATGCAGATCGCTCTGCTTAGTCAGGATCACGTGAAAGGCGGCTTTGTCGCTGAGAGCGCTGTTTCCAAGCTCTGCAAGGATATGAGCGATGCTCTTCGTGTGAAAACGCCGGGCATGAATGAGCGCATCGAGAACCTGTCTGGTGGCAACCAGCAGAAGGTTCTGATCGGTCGTTGGCTGCTGACCAAACCTCGCATCCTCATTCTGGATGAGCCGACCCGCGGCATCGACGTGGGTGCGAAGGCTGAAATCCATAAGCTCATTACCAAACTGGCAGGTGAGGGCGTTGCAGTTCTCATGATCTCCTCCGAGATGCCGGAGGTGCTGGGCATGAGTGACCGCGTGATGGTGATGCACGAAGGGCATGTCACCGGAATTCTGGACCGAGCTGAAGCAGATCAGGTCAGCGTTATGCGCCTTGCTTCCAACTAA
- a CDS encoding sugar ABC transporter substrate-binding protein yields the protein MKRTLLALAASAMMTTSVMAENIGVSMAYFDDNFLTILRNAMGEEAAKSNGVEIQFEDARGDIGKQIDQVQNFVAQGVDAIIVNPADTSATPRITKLANSAGIPLVYVNRKPEDKELPEKVVFVGSDEVVAGRLQMEELAKQMGGKGNVAIMLGELASNGTRGRTQGVKEVLGNYPDIKVVEEQTADFQRAEAIDLMNNWIVSGTKIDAVAANNDEMALGALIAMKQAGIAASDIAVAGVDATPDALASMKAGQLFATVFQDAKGQGAGSVKAALKLARGEKVDTIVWIPFKLVNKANLGEYLDQ from the coding sequence ATGAAACGTACTCTACTGGCTCTTGCTGCATCGGCAATGATGACAACCAGCGTCATGGCTGAGAACATCGGCGTTTCAATGGCTTATTTTGATGATAACTTCTTGACCATTCTGCGTAACGCAATGGGTGAAGAAGCAGCCAAGTCCAACGGCGTTGAGATTCAGTTTGAAGACGCACGCGGTGACATCGGCAAGCAGATCGACCAGGTGCAGAACTTCGTTGCACAGGGCGTTGATGCGATCATCGTAAACCCGGCTGATACTTCCGCAACACCACGCATCACCAAACTGGCCAACAGCGCCGGTATCCCACTCGTTTACGTAAACCGTAAGCCAGAAGACAAAGAACTACCTGAAAAGGTTGTGTTCGTGGGCTCTGATGAAGTTGTTGCCGGACGTTTGCAGATGGAAGAACTGGCAAAGCAGATGGGTGGCAAGGGTAACGTTGCTATCATGCTTGGCGAACTGGCTTCCAACGGTACTCGTGGCCGTACACAGGGCGTGAAGGAAGTTCTGGGCAACTATCCTGACATCAAGGTTGTTGAAGAGCAGACCGCTGACTTCCAGCGCGCAGAAGCGATCGACCTGATGAACAACTGGATCGTTTCCGGCACCAAAATCGACGCTGTTGCAGCTAACAACGACGAAATGGCTCTGGGCGCTCTGATCGCAATGAAGCAGGCTGGCATCGCAGCAAGCGACATCGCAGTTGCAGGTGTTGACGCTACTCCGGACGCTCTGGCTTCCATGAAGGCTGGTCAGCTGTTCGCAACCGTTTTCCAGGACGCAAAAGGTCAGGGCGCAGGTTCCGTTAAAGCAGCTCTGAAGCTGGCTCGCGGCGAAAAAGTAGACACCATTGTTTGGATCCCATTCAAGCTGGTCAACAAAGCGAACCTGGGCGAGTACCTCGACCAGTAA
- a CDS encoding TIM barrel protein, with amino-acid sequence MLAPQMTLDAFFGMAASMGINAVEIRNDIAGNPFEQKTPAEDVKALAEKHSVEIISINALQRFNEWSDVRLAEANELIGFAERCGSKALVMCPVNDHDYGKSDDELAANLRQSLKELKPLLETAGVTGLVEPLGFPQCSLRRKADAVAAIRDVDGEGVFKLVHDTFHHHLAEETEFFADQTGLMHISGVEDPALSIAEMLDDHRLLVGEADRLGNAAQIKTMLANGYTGHVSLEPFSPVVHALENVVDATQASFDFLKKELQAANAA; translated from the coding sequence ATGTTGGCACCTCAAATGACGTTGGACGCGTTTTTTGGAATGGCAGCTTCCATGGGGATCAATGCCGTAGAAATCCGAAATGACATTGCTGGCAATCCGTTTGAACAGAAAACGCCAGCGGAAGACGTCAAAGCTCTTGCTGAAAAGCATAGCGTCGAAATCATCAGCATCAATGCCCTTCAGCGGTTCAATGAGTGGTCAGATGTTCGTCTTGCTGAGGCAAACGAACTGATCGGCTTTGCTGAGCGCTGTGGCTCCAAGGCCCTCGTCATGTGCCCGGTTAACGACCATGACTATGGCAAAAGCGATGATGAACTGGCTGCGAACCTGCGCCAGTCGCTGAAAGAACTCAAGCCTCTGCTGGAAACCGCCGGTGTGACCGGTCTGGTGGAGCCTCTCGGCTTCCCGCAGTGCTCCTTGCGCCGCAAGGCGGATGCTGTTGCAGCCATCCGCGATGTGGACGGTGAGGGCGTGTTCAAGCTGGTGCATGACACATTCCATCATCACCTTGCTGAAGAAACAGAATTCTTCGCTGACCAGACAGGCCTCATGCATATTTCCGGCGTGGAAGATCCAGCTCTTTCCATCGCTGAAATGCTGGATGACCATCGCCTGCTGGTGGGTGAAGCGGACCGTCTGGGCAACGCTGCTCAGATCAAAACCATGCTTGCAAACGGGTATACGGGTCACGTGTCTCTGGAGCCATTTTCTCCAGTGGTGCATGCCCTTGAAAACGTGGTGGACGCCACGCAGGCAAGCTTTGATTTCCTGAAAAAAGAATTGCAGGCAGCCAACGCTGCCTGA
- a CDS encoding LacI family DNA-binding transcriptional regulator, whose product MLDIANKAGVSTATVDRVLNKRGGVSKRKVELVHKALNELRAPEEVVSETVSPITVGLLVDSGTSFIEELLELVERRYGDDPNVRFKCFTSHTKDFEPSVFSEQMIAWARKYDGIIIAVREHPAITRAIEEISENGTPVICLTTDQESPKHLGYVGMDQIAAGLCAAQLLGKLSGDRSGEIFLATSAHYRCQEGRETGFRRLLRKEYPNLTISEIINSNDDAETVYKLFKARLNEGAKPLGVYNVAGGNTGIAKAIRELGLPIAFIGHELNENSRRLLENGQMDFVITHDMETELKRCIKLIRRQKDFPDGNQPEYELLPPVLKTRFNI is encoded by the coding sequence GTGTTGGACATCGCAAACAAGGCAGGAGTTTCGACCGCGACAGTTGACCGTGTCCTCAATAAACGGGGTGGTGTTTCCAAGAGGAAGGTGGAGCTGGTTCATAAGGCTCTGAACGAGCTCCGCGCACCGGAAGAGGTTGTCTCAGAAACAGTTTCTCCGATAACGGTTGGACTGCTGGTGGATTCTGGAACGAGCTTCATCGAGGAACTTCTGGAGTTGGTGGAACGCCGTTATGGGGATGACCCGAATGTGCGCTTCAAGTGCTTCACATCCCACACCAAAGACTTTGAACCGAGTGTGTTTTCTGAGCAGATGATTGCCTGGGCGCGCAAGTATGACGGCATCATCATCGCAGTGCGCGAACACCCTGCGATTACTCGCGCCATTGAAGAAATCAGCGAAAATGGAACGCCTGTTATATGCCTGACCACGGATCAGGAGAGCCCTAAACACCTTGGTTACGTTGGGATGGATCAGATCGCAGCTGGCCTTTGCGCCGCGCAATTACTTGGTAAACTCTCAGGTGACCGGTCCGGAGAAATCTTCCTCGCAACCAGTGCGCACTACCGCTGCCAGGAAGGGCGTGAGACCGGGTTCCGCCGCTTGTTGCGCAAGGAATACCCCAATCTCACCATCTCGGAGATCATCAACTCCAATGATGATGCGGAGACCGTTTACAAGCTCTTCAAGGCTAGGCTGAACGAAGGGGCCAAGCCGCTTGGTGTCTATAACGTGGCTGGCGGAAACACGGGTATTGCCAAGGCGATCCGTGAGCTGGGTTTGCCGATTGCCTTTATCGGTCATGAGCTCAATGAGAACTCCCGCAGGCTGCTGGAGAATGGCCAGATGGACTTCGTAATCACCCATGATATGGAAACTGAGCTCAAGCGCTGCATTAAGCTCATTAGGCGGCAAAAAGATTTTCCTGATGGAAATCAGCCAGAATACGAACTTTTACCGCCTGTTTTGAAGACACGCTTCAATATCTGA
- a CDS encoding TetR/AcrR family transcriptional regulator produces MEKKKTQAERREESERKLFDALVTIINEDGIQMATCESIGLKAGYSRGLTIQRLGKKDEMFVKLIDRMVSETEEHITSQIPMETNAREAIRRYIDIHFDDLQNKPSYQAYFALMAGSVTDYALLGDAVTRAHDFVKRLLVSYLERGKAEGAFPKDLDSGIQAVSIGSYLLGVALQQKLHPSLDITLLKPAAYSLIPSLPD; encoded by the coding sequence TTGGAAAAGAAAAAGACACAGGCAGAACGGCGTGAGGAATCTGAACGCAAGCTCTTTGATGCGCTGGTGACCATCATCAACGAGGACGGCATTCAGATGGCGACATGCGAGAGCATTGGTCTGAAAGCCGGATATAGCCGCGGCCTCACCATTCAGCGGCTCGGCAAAAAAGACGAGATGTTCGTTAAGCTGATCGACCGCATGGTGAGCGAAACAGAAGAGCACATCACCAGCCAGATACCGATGGAGACAAACGCCCGGGAGGCGATCCGGCGGTATATCGACATTCACTTTGATGATTTGCAGAATAAGCCCAGCTATCAGGCCTACTTTGCGCTGATGGCGGGCAGCGTCACAGACTATGCCCTCTTGGGAGATGCGGTGACGCGCGCGCATGATTTCGTCAAACGCCTGCTTGTCTCTTATCTGGAGCGCGGCAAAGCGGAAGGTGCGTTTCCAAAGGATCTGGATTCCGGCATTCAGGCGGTTTCCATCGGAAGTTATTTGCTTGGGGTCGCGCTGCAGCAAAAGCTGCATCCAAGCCTCGATATTACCCTGCTGAAACCGGCAGCGTATTCATTGATACCATCATTGCCTGATTAA
- a CDS encoding AMP-binding protein, whose translation MVGTHTGVPAGAMNFDMLVNHLQKVDTGIPLFKDLGGRAFSNPQFATRTRQFAKGLQDMGLEPGARVAILSLNSVEYVEAMIGTMIAGMISVPLNIRWSAEEMLYAIGHSSMSAIVYDDTFAPMVAAIKERAESPKHFIHVGEKEQPEGTKAYADCLSEPIELELDRDVETECFMSYTGGTTGFPKGVVHTHKSMLASANIVAANGVPYHDRLAMMVMPLFHLSGYGLLLARLIQNKPSLIVPMFRPDIVVAAVKNFDVSSFLMAPAMFQMLIHSPEFKSEDFLRVAQIVYGASPISEGLLKLVQEKFPKTELTQVYGMTEAGAGTFLHPQFHSGDLMKMGAAGQAASPLIQLRIEDDEGNELPPNTIGEVVFYSPAVMCRYYDAPEQTAAVLKNGGYRTGDVGMLDEMGILSLKDRKKDMIITGAENVYTAEVESAISTHPDVSMVAVIGIPDETYGEAVHAVIVPKEGKTPTFEEIRAHTKKRIAGYKCPRSMSLVEELPLSAMNKVLKNKLREPFWEKHDREIA comes from the coding sequence ATGGTTGGAACACATACTGGAGTACCGGCAGGTGCCATGAATTTTGATATGCTCGTGAACCATCTGCAGAAGGTGGACACTGGCATTCCGTTGTTTAAAGACCTTGGCGGTCGTGCTTTCAGCAACCCGCAGTTTGCCACGCGCACCCGGCAGTTTGCCAAGGGCTTGCAAGACATGGGCCTTGAGCCCGGTGCCCGCGTTGCCATTCTCAGCCTCAATTCGGTTGAGTATGTGGAAGCCATGATCGGCACCATGATTGCAGGCATGATCTCCGTTCCGCTCAACATCCGCTGGTCTGCTGAAGAGATGCTCTATGCCATCGGCCATTCCAGCATGTCAGCGATCGTTTATGACGACACCTTTGCGCCTATGGTTGCTGCCATCAAAGAGCGTGCGGAGAGCCCGAAGCATTTCATCCATGTGGGAGAGAAAGAGCAGCCGGAAGGCACCAAAGCCTATGCGGACTGTTTGAGCGAGCCGATTGAGCTGGAACTGGACCGCGATGTGGAGACCGAGTGCTTCATGAGCTACACCGGGGGCACCACTGGTTTCCCGAAAGGTGTCGTTCACACCCACAAGTCCATGCTCGCCAGCGCCAACATCGTGGCAGCGAATGGTGTTCCTTATCATGATCGTTTGGCGATGATGGTGATGCCACTGTTCCACCTGTCCGGCTACGGCCTGCTGCTGGCGCGCCTCATCCAGAATAAGCCATCCCTGATCGTGCCGATGTTCCGCCCGGATATCGTGGTGGCGGCGGTCAAGAACTTTGACGTCTCATCCTTCCTCATGGCACCTGCCATGTTCCAGATGCTGATCCACTCACCAGAGTTCAAGTCGGAGGACTTCTTGCGCGTGGCACAGATCGTCTACGGCGCCTCTCCAATCTCCGAAGGTCTGCTGAAGCTGGTTCAGGAGAAGTTCCCGAAGACGGAGCTCACGCAGGTCTACGGTATGACCGAAGCTGGCGCAGGTACCTTCCTGCATCCTCAGTTTCATAGCGGTGATCTCATGAAAATGGGTGCTGCCGGTCAGGCTGCCTCTCCGCTCATTCAACTGCGTATTGAAGATGATGAGGGCAATGAGTTGCCGCCGAACACCATCGGCGAAGTGGTGTTCTACTCCCCTGCCGTCATGTGCCGCTACTACGATGCGCCGGAACAGACAGCAGCTGTGCTGAAGAATGGCGGGTACCGCACCGGTGATGTGGGCATGCTGGATGAGATGGGCATCCTCTCGCTGAAAGACCGCAAGAAGGACATGATCATTACAGGTGCAGAGAATGTGTACACCGCCGAGGTGGAAAGCGCGATCTCCACGCACCCGGACGTCTCCATGGTGGCGGTCATCGGAATTCCTGATGAAACTTACGGCGAGGCCGTTCATGCGGTGATTGTGCCGAAGGAAGGCAAGACCCCGACCTTTGAAGAGATCCGCGCCCACACAAAAAAGCGCATTGCTGGCTACAAATGCCCGCGCTCCATGTCGCTGGTGGAAGAGCTGCCGCTCTCTGCCATGAACAAAGTTTTGAAGAACAAACTCCGCGAGCCGTTCTGGGAGAAGCACGACCGCGAGATTGCCTGA